The region GTCGGTTTTGGCGATATTGGCCGTAATACAGCTAAAAGATTATTGGCGGCAGACATGAAGGTAATTGCCTATGATCCTTATTTTCAGCCTCTGCCAGAATTAGCCTTAGTTCAACCAGCACCATGGCCAGAACGCTTAGGAGAAGCAGATTTTATCGTGTTAACCTGTGCCCTAACGCCCAACAATCGACATTTGATTAATGCTAGTACCCTAGCAATGACAAAATCGGGAGTGCGTATTGTTAATGTTGCCAGAGGCCCATTAATTGATGAGGTTGCCTTAGAAAAAGCTCTAGCATCTGGCCACGTCCATTCCGTTGCTTTGGATGTGTTTGAAATAGAGCCACTACCTAATACCTCTCCACTCCGTCAGTATGACCAGTGTATTTGGGGATCTCACAATGGCTCGAACACCGTTGATGCTGTCCGTCGTGCTAGTTTCAAAGCAATAGAGTTATTGTTTGATTTTCTAGAGGTCAATTAATGCCCAACATTAATAATCAGAAAGTTGCCCTTGTTACCGGGGTTGCTGGGGGGATTGGCCAAGCTACTGCAAAATTACTATCTGAGGAAGACTGGTTTGTTATTGGCATTGATTTATTAGATGATTTCGATTTATCTAGCATTAGTCATTACATTTCTGCTGATCTTGCAAATCCCAAACACATTGCTAAAGCAGTTCAGAACTTGTCACAAATTACGGATCGCTTAGATGTACTTGTCAACAATGCGGCAATTCAAGTTTGTAAGCCCATCCTGGAAACAGAAATTAGCGAGTGGGATAAAACGATGGCAGTTAACGTCAGAGCCGCATTTTTGTTAGCTCAAGCAATGCACCCACTACTAAAAACCACTCAAGGGAGTATTATCAATATTGGTTCCGTTCACGCTTTAGCCACCTCTGCCAATATTGCAGTCTATGCCGCTAGTAAGGGAGCTTTAGTTGCCCTGACCCGTGCTATGGCGATCGAATTTGCACCTGACGAAATTCGAGTCAACGCATTACTACCTGGAGCAGTAAAAACAGAAATGCTAACTTCGGGGCTGATGCGGGGTCACCTTGGAGGTAATAACATATCTCAAAAACTTGCAGAACTAGGTCAAAAGACAGTCATGGGTCGGGTGGGGTTGCCTGAAGAAATTGCTCAGTCTGTGCTTTTTTTAGCAGACAAACAAAAGTCTTCTTTCATTACTGGCCAATCATTAGTTATTGACGGTGGGGCAACCTGTCGTTTAAGTACGGAGTAAATTAAAAATTATGTTTTTTGTCAAACCAGTCCTTCGCTCAGCAAGAGATGCTGTCAGAGTATATGTCAATCACTACAATGACATTGAATATTTAAATTGGTATTTCAAATACTCCAAGAAATTAAAGCAATTTAAAGATATTCATAAAGGTGAGGACTGTTTCATTATTGGGAATGGGCCATCCCTTAATAAAATGGATCTAACACCTTTGAGAAACTATCATACTTTTGGACTGAATAAGATTTATCTACTATTTGACAAGGTTGATTTAAATTTAAGCTATC is a window of Synechocystis sp. PCC 7338 DNA encoding:
- a CDS encoding phosphoglycerate dehydrogenase, which produces MKVLVTCPPMLGMMAEFKSLFKAKGIHVDCPSVTQTLSEAELKERIPQYDGWIIGDDPATRAVFQAGKEGKLRAAVKWGVGVDNVDFTAAQDLGIPVTNTPHMFGAEVADIAMGYVIALARQTFFIDRNVRKGKWPKPAGISLADKTVALVGFGDIGRNTAKRLLAADMKVIAYDPYFQPLPELALVQPAPWPERLGEADFIVLTCALTPNNRHLINASTLAMTKSGVRIVNVARGPLIDEVALEKALASGHVHSVALDVFEIEPLPNTSPLRQYDQCIWGSHNGSNTVDAVRRASFKAIELLFDFLEVN
- a CDS encoding SDR family NAD(P)-dependent oxidoreductase; this translates as MPNINNQKVALVTGVAGGIGQATAKLLSEEDWFVIGIDLLDDFDLSSISHYISADLANPKHIAKAVQNLSQITDRLDVLVNNAAIQVCKPILETEISEWDKTMAVNVRAAFLLAQAMHPLLKTTQGSIINIGSVHALATSANIAVYAASKGALVALTRAMAIEFAPDEIRVNALLPGAVKTEMLTSGLMRGHLGGNNISQKLAELGQKTVMGRVGLPEEIAQSVLFLADKQKSSFITGQSLVIDGGATCRLSTE